A genomic segment from Rahnella aceris encodes:
- a CDS encoding 5-formyltetrahydrofolate cyclo-ligase yields the protein MPYTPLFASARQTIRSEIRQRRNTLTAEQQTHFALQAAERVATHPKIQSASSVSLFLSFDGELDTAPLIARLWNEGKQLCLPVLHPFSPGNLLFLRYTPDTTLVRNRLNILEPQLDVTQVIPLAQLDIILTPLVAFDSAGQRLGMGGGFYDRTLERWKEGGPYPIGLAHDCQHVDALPVEHWDVPLPEVITPGKVWRW from the coding sequence ATGCCCTACACGCCGCTTTTTGCTTCTGCCCGACAAACCATCCGCAGTGAAATACGCCAACGCAGAAATACGCTGACCGCTGAACAGCAAACTCATTTTGCGCTGCAGGCTGCAGAACGCGTTGCAACCCATCCGAAAATTCAGTCCGCCAGTTCAGTCTCCCTGTTTCTGTCCTTTGATGGTGAGCTGGATACCGCACCGTTGATCGCCCGTTTGTGGAACGAAGGCAAACAGCTTTGTCTGCCAGTGCTGCACCCTTTCTCGCCGGGTAATCTGCTTTTTCTGCGTTATACGCCCGATACGACGCTGGTGCGCAACCGGCTCAACATTCTTGAGCCACAACTGGATGTCACGCAGGTGATCCCACTGGCGCAGCTTGATATCATCCTGACACCGCTGGTGGCGTTCGACAGTGCGGGGCAACGTTTAGGTATGGGTGGTGGCTTTTATGACCGCACACTTGAGCGCTGGAAAGAAGGCGGGCCGTATCCGATCGGATTAGCGCACGATTGTCAGCATGTCGATGCTTTACCGGTGGAACACTGGGATGTGCCTTTACCTGAGGTCATCACGCCTGGAAAAGTGTGGAGATGGTGA
- the zapA gene encoding cell division protein ZapA, with protein sequence MSAQPVDIQIFGRSLRVNCPPEQQEALNLAAEDLNQRLQDLKVRTRVTNTEQLVFIAALNVCHELAQERLKTRDYASNMEQRIRMLQQTIEQALLEQGRISEREGAPFE encoded by the coding sequence ATGTCTGCACAACCGGTAGATATTCAAATTTTTGGTCGCTCTTTACGGGTGAATTGTCCGCCAGAACAACAGGAAGCACTGAATCTGGCAGCTGAAGATCTTAATCAGCGGTTGCAAGATCTGAAAGTTCGCACTAGAGTCACCAATACGGAGCAACTGGTATTCATCGCGGCATTGAACGTATGTCACGAACTTGCTCAGGAAAGGTTGAAAACGCGCGACTACGCATCCAATATGGAACAACGTATACGGATGTTGCAACAAACCATCGAGCAGGCATTGCTCGAACAAGGCCGGATCTCTGAACGTGAAGGGGCGCCTTTCGAATAA
- the ydgU gene encoding small membrane protein YdgU, whose amino-acid sequence MLRRYLFEITFSSMILCGLITLSFYF is encoded by the coding sequence ATGCTGCGCCGCTACCTGTTCGAAATCACTTTTTCATCAATGATCCTCTGCGGTCTGATTACCCTGTCCTTTTACTTCTGA
- the asr gene encoding acid resistance repetitive basic protein Asr, which yields MKKVLALVVAAAMGLSSVAFAAETTATPAPAATTTTAAPAHATKHKAHKKPVQKAQAAKKHKKAAKKAPVAQKAQAAKKHVKHAKKAAPVAQKAQAAKKHVKHAKKAAPVAQKAQAAKKHVKHAKKAAPAKATPAA from the coding sequence ATGAAAAAAGTATTAGCTCTGGTTGTAGCCGCTGCAATGGGCCTGTCTTCTGTCGCTTTCGCTGCTGAAACTACCGCAACGCCGGCACCTGCTGCTACCACAACCACCGCAGCTCCGGCTCATGCCACTAAGCATAAAGCACACAAGAAACCTGTTCAGAAAGCGCAAGCTGCCAAGAAACACAAAAAAGCCGCTAAAAAAGCGCCAGTCGCTCAGAAGGCGCAGGCGGCTAAGAAACACGTGAAACACGCTAAAAAAGCGGCTCCTGTTGCTCAGAAAGCGCAGGCGGCTAAGAAGCACGTGAAACACGCTAAGAAAGCGGCTCCTGTTGCTCAGAAGGCGCAGGCGGCTAAAAAGCACGTGAAACATGCTAAGAAAGCTGCTCCGGCTAAAGCAACTCCGGCAGCATAA
- a CDS encoding YecA/YgfB family protein, with protein MSIENTYPTYDSLDQNLKQQSVALTAAEMHGLISGLLCGGNRDGSWLTMVHDLTNEGMAFPHTLADLLQQLRKVTSDTLEDDSFEFKMLMPDDEKHIFERADALAGWVNHFLLGLGMMQPKLAKVKGEVGEAIDDLRSIAQLGYDEDEDQEQLAQSLEEVVEYVRVAAILCFGEFGHSRPTAAENHRTLH; from the coding sequence ATGTCTATAGAGAATACTTACCCTACTTACGATTCGTTGGATCAAAACCTGAAACAACAATCGGTTGCTTTGACCGCAGCAGAAATGCACGGTTTGATCAGTGGTTTGCTGTGCGGTGGCAATCGCGACGGCAGCTGGCTGACGATGGTGCATGATCTGACTAACGAAGGTATGGCCTTCCCGCACACGCTGGCAGATTTGCTGCAACAATTGCGCAAAGTGACGTCAGACACTCTCGAAGATGACAGCTTCGAATTCAAAATGTTGATGCCCGACGATGAAAAACACATCTTTGAGCGTGCCGATGCGCTGGCCGGATGGGTTAACCATTTCCTGCTTGGCCTGGGCATGATGCAGCCAAAACTCGCCAAAGTGAAAGGCGAAGTCGGTGAAGCGATCGACGATTTGCGCAGCATCGCGCAACTGGGCTACGACGAAGATGAAGATCAGGAACAACTGGCGCAATCTTTAGAGGAAGTGGTGGAGTACGTCCGTGTTGCCGCCATTCTGTGCTTTGGTGAATTTGGCCACAGCCGCCCGACGGCTGCGGAAAATCACCGTACTTTGCATTGA
- the serA gene encoding phosphoglycerate dehydrogenase has translation MAKVSLEKDKIKFLLVEGVHQSAVDTLRAAGYTNIEFHKGALDTQSLKESIRDAHFVGLRSRTQLTEEVFQAAEKLVAVGCFCIGTNQVDLKAATRRGIPVFNAPFSNTRSVAEMVLGEMLLMMRGIPEANAKAHRGVWNKLAVGSFEARGKRLGIIGYGHIGTQLGILAESLGMRVFYYDIESKLPLGNAQPIATLEELLNTSDVVTLHVPETAGTKDMISELQLAQMKPGALLINASRGTVIDIPALCNALRNKHLSGAAIDVFPEEPATNSDPFNSPLCEFDNVLLTPHIGGSTMEAQEGIGLEVAGKLAKYSDNGSTLSAVNFPEASLPAHTEKASRLLHIHENRPGVLTSINQIFAEQGINIAAQYLQTSPEIGYVVIDAETDINTLTTALQLMKAIPGTIRARLLY, from the coding sequence ATGGCAAAAGTATCACTTGAGAAAGACAAGATTAAATTTTTGTTAGTGGAAGGCGTCCACCAAAGTGCGGTTGATACACTCCGTGCCGCGGGTTACACCAATATTGAATTTCACAAAGGTGCTTTAGACACGCAATCGCTGAAAGAATCGATCCGTGATGCGCACTTTGTTGGACTCCGATCGCGTACTCAGCTGACTGAAGAAGTGTTCCAGGCAGCAGAAAAACTGGTGGCTGTTGGGTGTTTCTGTATCGGCACCAATCAGGTAGATCTGAAAGCTGCGACCCGTCGCGGTATTCCGGTCTTTAACGCACCCTTCTCCAACACCCGTTCGGTTGCCGAAATGGTGCTGGGCGAAATGCTGCTGATGATGCGTGGCATTCCTGAAGCTAACGCCAAGGCGCACCGTGGTGTCTGGAACAAATTAGCCGTCGGCTCGTTCGAAGCGCGCGGCAAGCGTCTGGGCATTATCGGTTACGGCCACATTGGTACGCAACTGGGGATCCTGGCGGAAAGCCTGGGGATGCGCGTCTTCTATTATGACATCGAAAGCAAACTGCCTTTGGGCAACGCGCAGCCGATTGCCACACTGGAAGAATTGCTCAATACCAGCGACGTGGTCACGCTGCATGTGCCGGAAACAGCCGGAACCAAAGACATGATCTCCGAGTTGCAACTGGCGCAGATGAAGCCGGGCGCGTTGTTAATCAACGCCTCACGCGGTACGGTCATCGACATTCCTGCTCTGTGCAATGCGCTGCGTAACAAACATCTTTCCGGTGCGGCTATCGACGTCTTCCCGGAAGAACCGGCGACTAACAGTGACCCGTTCAATTCTCCGCTGTGTGAATTTGACAACGTGCTGCTGACGCCGCATATCGGCGGTTCAACGATGGAAGCGCAGGAAGGTATCGGCCTCGAAGTGGCAGGCAAACTGGCGAAATACTCTGACAACGGTTCTACACTGTCAGCGGTCAACTTCCCGGAAGCGTCTCTGCCAGCGCACACCGAGAAAGCCAGCCGTCTGCTGCATATCCACGAAAATCGTCCGGGTGTGCTGACCAGCATCAACCAGATTTTTGCGGAACAGGGTATCAACATTGCTGCGCAGTACCTGCAAACCAGCCCAGAAATCGGTTATGTGGTGATTGATGCGGAAACGGATATCAATACGCTGACTACCGCGCTGCAACTGATGAAGGCGATTCCGGGAACCATTCGTGCCCGTTTGCTTTACTGA